In Streptomyces sp. NBC_00414, a single window of DNA contains:
- a CDS encoding SRPBCC family protein — MPIDSPALSSARPRPRPRTRARATAVTVTAALAAVGVLVSTGPAQATPARTGTAHHTGGLKCQGKGVDPDALIRYRTDVVIKAPLSTVFKLQTDVEGWPSWQAPVLSSKRLDHGPLRAGSQFRWTTPAPATPSTPETTLNITSTVRQLERNSCIRWSGPAVGEGLRIDEGVHVWNFTKVKGGVRIQTEETWTGAQVEADVPLATAMLGAGLEEWLRELKTTAEARNDGPCA, encoded by the coding sequence ATGCCCATCGACAGCCCCGCCCTCTCGTCAGCCCGGCCCCGGCCCCGGCCCCGGACGCGCGCACGTGCCACCGCGGTGACGGTCACGGCCGCACTCGCCGCCGTCGGCGTCCTCGTGAGCACCGGCCCCGCCCAGGCCACCCCCGCCCGGACGGGGACCGCGCACCACACCGGCGGGCTCAAGTGCCAGGGCAAGGGCGTGGACCCCGACGCCCTCATCCGCTACCGGACCGACGTCGTGATCAAGGCTCCGCTGAGCACCGTCTTCAAGCTGCAGACCGACGTCGAAGGCTGGCCGTCGTGGCAGGCGCCGGTCCTCTCCTCGAAGCGCCTCGACCACGGTCCGCTCCGCGCGGGCTCGCAGTTCCGGTGGACGACCCCGGCGCCCGCCACCCCCAGCACACCCGAGACCACGCTGAACATCACCTCCACCGTCCGCCAGCTCGAACGCAACTCCTGCATCCGCTGGAGCGGTCCTGCGGTCGGCGAGGGGCTGCGGATCGACGAGGGCGTCCACGTCTGGAACTTCACCAAGGTCAAGGGCGGCGTACGCATACAGACCGAGGAGACCTGGACCGGCGCCCAGGTCGAGGCGGACGTCCCCCTGGCGACAGCGATGCTCGGCGCGGGACTCGAAGAGTGGCTCCGCGAGCTGAAGACCACCGCGGAAGCCCGAAACGACGGGCCGTGCGCCTGA
- a CDS encoding medium chain dehydrogenase/reductase family protein has product MNSTVTATEIVLPGLVEPDGLELRTRDLPAPAKGQVVLRMDATGVSFAEQQMRRGTYYDQPPFPFVPGYDVVGTVTAAGPEVDAALVGRRFAAVTKTGAWASHLLVDAVDLMPVPDEVDAADAETVVVNGITAWQMLHRIAKVRTGGTIVVLGANGGVGSTLVQLARHAGITVIGTASARHHATVCELGATPVDYRDPQMYERIRELAPDGVDAVFDHVGGAGVEQSWQLLRRGGALVSYGSAATKDNEGNSQLPVLKLFARLAAWNSLPNGKSAQFYNFWAGKRRCRTSWQQRMNEDLAQVLRLVADGALTPQIAARIPLSDTAAALALAETRTVAGKIVIVPEV; this is encoded by the coding sequence ATGAACAGCACCGTCACAGCCACCGAGATCGTCCTGCCCGGCCTGGTCGAGCCGGACGGCCTGGAGCTCCGGACCCGCGACCTTCCGGCCCCGGCCAAGGGCCAGGTCGTCCTGCGGATGGACGCGACCGGCGTCTCCTTCGCCGAGCAGCAGATGCGCCGCGGCACGTACTACGACCAGCCGCCGTTCCCCTTCGTGCCCGGCTACGACGTGGTCGGCACCGTGACCGCGGCCGGCCCGGAGGTGGACGCCGCGCTCGTCGGGCGCCGGTTCGCCGCGGTCACCAAGACCGGCGCGTGGGCCAGCCATCTCCTCGTCGACGCCGTGGACCTGATGCCCGTACCGGACGAGGTGGACGCGGCCGACGCGGAGACCGTGGTCGTCAACGGCATCACCGCCTGGCAGATGCTGCACCGCATCGCCAAGGTCCGTACCGGCGGCACGATCGTGGTGCTGGGCGCCAACGGCGGCGTCGGCTCCACCCTCGTACAGCTGGCCCGCCACGCCGGGATCACCGTGATCGGCACGGCGTCGGCCCGCCACCACGCGACCGTGTGCGAACTGGGCGCGACCCCGGTCGACTACCGCGACCCGCAGATGTACGAGCGGATCCGGGAGCTCGCGCCGGACGGCGTCGACGCGGTGTTCGACCATGTCGGCGGCGCCGGCGTGGAGCAGTCCTGGCAGCTGCTGCGCCGGGGCGGAGCCCTGGTCTCCTACGGCAGCGCGGCCACCAAGGACAACGAGGGCAACTCCCAGCTGCCGGTGCTGAAGCTGTTCGCGCGGCTCGCCGCGTGGAACTCCCTGCCCAACGGCAAGAGCGCGCAGTTCTACAACTTCTGGGCCGGCAAGCGGCGTTGCCGGACGTCCTGGCAGCAGCGGATGAACGAGGACCTCGCCCAGGTGCTGCGCCTGGTCGCCGACGGCGCCCTCACCCCGCAGATCGCCGCGAGGATCCCGCTCTCGGACACCGCCGCGGCGCTGGCCCTCGCCGAGACCCGCACCGTCGCCGGAAAGATCGTCATCGTTCCCGAGGTGTGA
- a CDS encoding ABC transporter permease has product MSVTTASAATTAAIAVAPATTVTGPSAAVRRQGDVDNRATYISFGLAYLLGHGSAALSKGDSPLLDLPGWLPMALLGAGLAVGTVQATVAALRAQRAATEPDDVLSGQLLGAAWVTAFAALFLAITGLAATLDLPDVQSLLWPTGSGFVVGLLYIAEGAQRRNLLHYALGTWLALTSTAALLLGTPGFYWVLTIAGGGAYAIAAVLERRRLNSHPGQPRRA; this is encoded by the coding sequence ATGTCCGTCACCACTGCCAGCGCCGCCACGACTGCCGCAATCGCCGTCGCGCCCGCCACCACCGTCACCGGCCCCTCGGCCGCGGTACGCCGCCAGGGCGACGTCGACAACCGTGCGACCTACATCAGCTTCGGGCTCGCCTATCTGCTCGGCCACGGGTCCGCCGCACTCTCGAAGGGCGACAGCCCCCTGCTCGACCTGCCCGGATGGCTGCCCATGGCGCTCCTCGGCGCAGGGCTCGCCGTCGGCACCGTCCAGGCCACCGTGGCCGCCCTCCGCGCCCAGCGGGCCGCCACCGAACCCGACGACGTACTCTCCGGCCAACTCCTCGGCGCCGCCTGGGTCACCGCCTTCGCCGCCCTGTTCCTCGCCATCACGGGCCTGGCGGCCACGCTCGACCTGCCCGATGTGCAGTCCTTGCTCTGGCCCACCGGTTCCGGCTTCGTGGTCGGTCTGCTCTACATCGCCGAAGGCGCCCAGCGCCGCAACCTGCTCCACTACGCCCTCGGCACCTGGCTCGCGCTGACCTCCACCGCGGCCCTGCTCCTCGGGACCCCCGGCTTCTACTGGGTCCTCACCATCGCCGGCGGCGGCGCCTACGCCATCGCCGCGGTCCTCGAACGCCGCCGCCTCAACTCCCACCCGGGACAGCCGCGGCGCGCCTGA
- a CDS encoding Dabb family protein: MIYHGNRIKLKEGITPEQFEEALAILHEQGRTIPAVKSYFVGREYGGAFDWNAFFVLDDLAGYWEYLIHPAHTRSERFALPLMEKFESYDITDDPDPEFGARIAELQRRHYETDPELVRLVAALPSHTGSSALTDLGR; the protein is encoded by the coding sequence ATGATCTACCACGGCAACCGGATCAAGCTGAAGGAAGGCATCACCCCGGAGCAGTTCGAGGAGGCGCTGGCGATCCTGCACGAGCAGGGCCGGACCATCCCCGCGGTGAAGTCGTACTTCGTGGGCCGTGAGTACGGCGGCGCGTTCGACTGGAACGCGTTCTTCGTCCTGGACGACCTGGCCGGCTACTGGGAGTACCTGATCCACCCGGCCCACACCAGGTCCGAACGGTTCGCGCTCCCCCTGATGGAGAAGTTCGAGTCGTACGACATCACGGACGACCCCGACCCGGAGTTCGGCGCCCGGATCGCGGAACTGCAGAGGCGCCACTACGAGACCGACCCGGAACTCGTACGGCTGGTCGCGGCGCTCCCCTCCCATACGGGCAGCAGCGCCCTCACCGACCTCGGCCGGTAG